tcgttCAAGTCTACGATAGAACCGATCAAAATCAATCCataattatagatcgttaaaaaattatgatttcttagccgacaacatatatccgcaaaatttgTATGACTGTggtatttcgatattaaattcttagtttaatggcttttagttgtactgacagggcacagattatttcttatttcgatattaaatccataaaattcaatgacatcacagttcaacgggcggccatgtttgacgtttatgggtgcgttcagaaagtgtgttccaaataataatttcgtactgaggtagttagtatatttacatttgcttagttttatttattttacccgagcgggttttcatctagtacccattatatttaatacctatattatatttttgtatgtcttATACTATTAAACTCGATGGCAAAAAgccatgaataatattaatacattattttaaatgtatgcttCAATATCTTCTCAGAAGATCAACACCctattagttttgtttattagcAAATATAATGAAAGCTGGATTTTGGGGATAACAACAAAGAATGAAGTACGTTTGTccattatatgtaaaaaaaaaaattattgacaaaaataaatgtattttacaaaaaaaaaaaacacttcaatGAGTTCATTTTAGCGCTATTGCATTGATTTACCTTAAATCGCTGGAAAAGGttgtttaagttttgttttaaaatgattcGTTACCTAAAAATTTTGACTTATATATAACACAATCGGTGACTAAttcgtatttgtaaatatatttgtttattgttataacaagtagcttaaaaataaaaagaaacaaattaatgttatttcttatatatttctaGAGCACTACAAAACAGAGTCCGTCCATAACAGTCGATGGGATCTCCACGTATCCAGGGCTCGGTTTCGGGCCTATGGGCCCGGTGGCTCCGATGCCAGGAGAGCCGCCAGGCACTCAGCTACGACAACAACAGGAAACGACGACGGAAACCACGACCACCGCCAAACCAAAGAAGGAAAGGACATTTGTTATAGCAGCCGTGGAATTCCACAGAGTCGAGACCCCGTTTCTAATTGGCGTTTGGATTTTCTTTGCCAGTCTCGCTAAAATAGGTAGGACTCTTCtacattcttatttaatatagtatgtGTATTTTGAAAACAGTGACATTTCAAATCGATTTCTATTACGATTATTAGTaggtatcaatatttaatttaatgaacatttatacatattcagccaaatataaaataaaaagaaacgcAGTCCGCCTGATCATATGGACATTCTTAcgttgattttgataaaattcgtTATGAGCATTGCTTTAAAccaatatttagaaaaattataCACTTGACACTGACAGATTGTGTGAATCGGATATATTCCGTcgtatgaattaaaatactatCTGTTTTTATAATCAGGCAGAATCATACGAAAATTTCGATATTAGTTAATAGTAGTTTCGCATTAGATGCTATTTATATCGACACGTGCAGAGTATCAGCCGTTAGTACGTGTAGGTCATTCATGTTGTAGACAGAATTAGAACAATGAAAATAGCAAcacattaattacttttaagagcTTGTAGTCAAGACTTCACTCGAATCACTTACAGGATGCGACTCACGGTAACTTCAGAGCTTTCTACGTAACTATTAAGTATAAACTCGCTTTTAGCTACAACGTAATAGCACTTATGTAGAATACAAATTTACTAGGTAGGTTttcatataattacatttaaaggcATTTGTGTCATttctgcatatttttttatataagaaacccAATATTCTAAATACTATTTACATTAGAATCTATATACTTTTATCTCAACATCGatcgttgaatattttttaatttcacgctCATTGTAAAGCCGAAACCGAAGCAATTATAAATCTACAGAAATTTAACTTAAGTCAAAAGAAAAAACCgttttaatttgcatttcaCATTAGACACTGTTTTCAATGGCcatcattcaaatttaaaattcaatcataaaattatattaagagcaCAGTTctgtaatttttactttaatatcaatagtataaaaaatgatCGATTTTGTCTTTAGTGCATctcttgaaaatttaaaattcatattataaaaactcatATACATATTGGGTAGAAAATCTTCTGAAATAATAAGGCAACATGTACTTTTTATGCATTGTTATGTATAAATGAGATttgaacaataaatattgtaccaattttttataatattattataaggacAGCTTAAGAACTCGAATTCCATGCATATTTTGAGCGTTGCCTGGATTTTTTTTGTCGTCTAacagtaaatacatttttgcgTTTTCCTTTTAATAAGCTTCTTCGATGTTTAGTCTTGCTTACATTTACGTGTGAAATACTATTAATTCTATCATTCTTGGTAACTTTTTGGCTGATTCTTTTAGATACTGGTAGGTAATATGCTAATACTTGATTTGTACAAGGTTTACCTGTAGGAACAGTTACAAAAGGAGATGCTGTTGATTTTGGACTAAAATCAGTATACACCCTACCAGTTTGTTTCCCATGTGATGGACAATCAGCATCAATTTCCAAAGAAGAAGTTGTAAAAATTGACATAGACATTTCTTCGCCAGAAAAAGGATGTGTATATTTATCTTCATATCGTAGAGTATGAaatttattggaatattttcCAGTTTTGCTTATTGACTTTAAGTTAAATGAATTGCTAGATGTCTTTGAATAAAGCAATGAATCTCGGGGAGAAAagaccttatttctaaattGACAACCCACGTCTCTAATATATACAATTGCATCGACGCTTGCTTTGTcttttagattaatatttgGTATGCACTTGCAATCAATACAATCGTATTGACAAGATTTACTAGCCGTACAACACTTACATGGCATTGGACTAGGAAAATAAGGTGATAATGTTGGTGATATGCAAGTCATTTTAGGGTTCAAGGAAAATCTGGGCGAATATTCGCTAAAATACTCACACGTATTCTGTGTTGTGTTATAATGTTGGTCTTCAGTGGTAATGAGCGATTCTCCTTGATTCGCGAACATATATCTTTGTTCTGGACTACGATCAGTGCTAATAATCtcctcatttttatttaaaatgtcatcataataaaagtttttagcAAAAGGCACGCATAGAGGCAAATTAATACATCGAGGGTGGTGCAAGCAAGGCGGTATaaattcacaattatttttaagaacattTGCTCTTTGACAGGACGGCACAACAATGCATGGTGGGTGATGCCTACAAGCTTTTGTTATtcttatcatttttgttttattccttATTGTAGATACGTTTTCTACACATTTCGAACTTGTGTATGTTTCAGTGGGCAAAATTTGACAAATTGGTATCATTTCGCAAGGCGGACTATGACTGCAGATATCATTATTctctttgttaataatattttctttcaaattaatattctcaTTTAAAGGAGAGTTATTTGGCTTCACATAATCTTCCTCTTCTGTAGTgcttaaaatttcaactttttctttacattttggACAAATTATGAGCTTTTTAGATTTAGCTTtaactttaatgtaatttactCTTGTTCTACTAACTACATTCTGTTTAGGTACAGTTTTGTGTTCCATATCACATTTTTCTATTGTTTCAGTAACGTTAATATTTATGGATTTACTGCCATGATTTTGATCACACTTAGAAACTTTCAATTTaccgtttttattttgttttaacaaatcTGACGCAAATTTTGTAGTACTAGTAATTTGATCGGCTACTGTTagacatttgttatttttagcCAGTTCAGTCAGAGACTTTTTATCTGTACATGGACAAGCATACGAAAATAATTGACATGGACAAGGGTCTTCAGTACGCTTCCCACGGTCTTTCTTCgtcgatattttttctttttgttctgGTTTATCATAATCCGTATGATATTTAGAGTACGACCAAAATTTTTGCTTTCGATCGTGTTTACGTTTGGCAAAAAGTTTTGCATCATAGTATGCATCATCGTTGTCATTAAGACAAATATCCGAAGATAGTTTTGgtttatttaagcgtttcttctttacttttttaacatttatatgaaaactATCCTGTAGACGTAACTTTGGTTGAATCAAAGTGGAACATTTTTGAACAATAGCTTCCGATTTACCACTAAATCCACTTAAATTGGTTTTATCGCccacattaatattattgcttAAAACTGCTAGTTGAGGGATACAATGATACGAGTgtcttttaattattgtatccAAGTCATAAAAAAAGGTGCTGGATGATCTTATAACGGATTTGTcactactatttttatttaaagcgtgATATTTTTCACTTGTAACGTAAGGTGTTTCTATAAAAGTAGATTCAATGCTATAtgaatttcttttattattgtaattgcaACAATCTCTGTTGTTTTGTGTAACATACACATTTTTTCCTTTTTGAGTATgataaacattatgaaactttcTAGGAGTAAAAATGTCTACTAAGTTTGTTAaggattttatttgatttctttttaagtttaatgaattattcataTCTTAAATCGttgtaaaacatttaatgaaaaacaaactatatcattatcaaattttaacttGTCTCGAAGCCACTTGGAAATTTTACAAATCtttcaatgtttttaagtaaatattttataattcaatattttgatattgacacTGACTTATATATTAAGTCACAAATTTCTATCAGTAGCTCTATGGCTAAAGTGAAATAAAAGCGGCATATAAGActtttctttgtattatttatgaatcagataatataaaataatatgataattaattcaatttatgagaatgataaaatatgtacaaaaactaATCAGTATTTCTTAGTaagattataaatgcaaatacaatatttttcaaaaacatttgaaagaAAACCTTTTTGCATTTTACCcgcttataatttttactttgtataataTCTAATGCCACgcacatatataatttagtggGATACctctatgtataatatatttttaaattaaaaaaggaaaatgttatttcaaatttagcatTTGATAATGATGAAAAAACATAATACTCCGCTTTACGATTGACGTAGGTGGCAAACCTGATGCATATATAGTAAGTAGGTAGTTAATacgtaataaacttttaaacaaatgtaagaTTATACAATACGTCACATATGTAAGTCTAGTACTATCGAAGACATATTAGGTCACAAAATATTCACCCACACTGAGTATTGTATGgagcttcatttatttatattcaatgtggctttttatttttcagggtTTCACATGGCACCAAAATTGTCTAAAATGTTTCCGGAATCATGTTTGCTTATCTTTGTTGGAGTTTTAATTGGTGCTCTTCTTTTGAGTACTCACAGTGTCCATGTTCAGCCGCTCACACCTGACACGTTCTTTCTCTACATGTTACCGCCAATTATATTAGACGCTGgatattttatgcctaatagATTATTCTTCGACCATCTCGGAACTATTCTGCTGTTTGCCGTAGTTGGTACCGTGTTCAATACTTTAACAATAGGTACGTTGGTTTTACAtatgataaaaacaaaagtataccCGTACTTTTTAACGTGATTTTGTTGTGAGTAACAAACGTCTTGTTAATTttggatatttatataatattttatataactattgatGCAAAGTAATCtttgatattgtataaataaatattattaaattatttcatgtgTTTTACGGTTTTGTGATTtgtacaataacaattatttgttaataggTGCGTCTTTATGGGCTTGTGGTCAAACTGGAATGTTTGGATGTACAACGCCATTACTGGACATGTTGTTATTTGGAGCACTGATCTCTGCAGTGGACCCAGTGGCAGTTCTTGCGGTTTTTGAAGAAATACATGTCGACGAAGTACTCTATATCGTTGTATTTGGAGAATCGTTACTTAATGATGCTGTTACTGTAGTATTGTACCATATGTTTGAGGCATATACGTAAGTAAATTACACAGCTATGATGTTTGAAAAAGTAtcgaaaaacataataaaaataacaccatTATTTTGCAGAGAGATGGGTGCATCTCGACTTATGTATACTGATTTCCTTGCTGGATTTGCATCTTTTCTGGTAGTAGCACTTGGTGGTACTTGCATTGGTGTCATATGGGGCTTTGGTACCGGCCTTGTAACTCGCTTCACTAATGAAGTGAGAGTTATTGAACCcatttttatattcgttatgGCATATTTAGCATATTTAAATGCTGAAATGTTCCACATGAGCGGAATATTAGCGTGAGTACCatacttattcaaaatatatcgtataaaatgacacttaaaactgtaataaaaacaCTTATCCGCGTAAcgttttttataagttaaaggTTTTTACCATCAGATTGATCAGTATtaacgtgtttatttatttatattagtatcacATTTTGCGGGATAACAATGAAGAACTATGTGGAAGGCAATATATCGCACAAATCACACACAACCATCAAATATACTATGAAGATGTTATCGTCTTCATCggaaacaattatattcatGTTCCTCGGTGTGGCGACTGTCAACAACAACCATGATTGGAATACTTGGTTTGTCTTATTGACCATCGTTTTTTGCTCAGTCTTTCGCATAATAGGTGAGACAttagtatttcaattataaattgcaACATAGCAGTAATTTAATCCATGTACATTCATAAACGTAGAGACGTTCCTAGTAAATATGCCATAAGCGTTTTGGTATTACAACGAATGATACCCAAAAAGGTTTGGAATTCTTCTATGTTGCACTTttctatacttatttttatttgagtatattttctgtttccattagctaaataaataatcaatcagTCTTAAAGACTTGTGTCTAGACCAATATggaaagaaattataaaattaaaatgtttattttgttcttttaggagtttatatatttagtgcAGTAGCTAATAAGTTCCGTCTGCACAAACTCAATACTGTTGAAAAATTCGTCATGTCATAtggaggtaaaatatttttttagacgcatttttgtaatttttacacACATGTATAcctttataacaaaattgaatgaccattaaaacgtttttatttctATCTTGCTCCAAACATTGATGATATTACATTTTACCATCGACCCAATTCAAATAACTGCCAGTAATTCACACTAGCATGTTTATTTATGTGTGCAAGCAATAAAAGATTCTATGTAAACGACTACACCCATGGCCTAAATCTACTCTTACTACACAGGTCTTCGAGGCGCGGTCGCATTTGCTTTGGTACTATTAATAGACCCAGAAGTAGTGAAACTTCAGCCAATGTTCGTAACAACTACGATTGCAGTCATATACTTTACGGTATTCATTCAGggaataacaataaaaccaCTTGTGAAGATATTAAACGTCAAAACTGCAGAGAAGAGAAAGCCAACGATGAATGAACGTATACACGAGAgggtaaatttatttgtattaaaattaaaatacattctaTTCGTTGAGCAGATGTGGAAATTTCCTAAATTGCTGTTTAAATTCAGTTCATGGATCACTTGATGGCGGGCATAGAAGATATATCGGGAAAACATGGTAACCACCACATGCGAGATAAATTTAAGAGATTcgacaataaatttataagaccATTCTTGCTAAGGAACTATCAGGtaataaacatgaataaaatGCGTGATCAGTATTGATAGATAAAcctctattttaattaatttgattaaattctcAGGGAGCTGAGCCAAAGATTCTAGAGACTTATTCAAAGCTTGCTATGAGAGACGCCATTGAATACATGCAAAGGAATGCCTCGACCATTGGGAACATTTCCGGCGCTGAGTCAATGTCAGCAATCTTTAAGAATTATACTAATTCTAACTTCAATGgaaggtatttattattaactaacgaaatttcgataaaaatacatcagaataaaatatcttggaataatatttctaatatttgcATAAcaacattttgattattttcaaaaaagaaaatgtttcagCCCGAGTTTTACTCAATTAGATTCATCAACTTGGAATATCGACATGCAGGAATTGGAATATAATCCGTCCAAAAAGGATTTAACAGACGCTAGAATTCACCATTTGCTTGCTGAAGAACTATGCAAACCATATCGACGCGTAAGTGTTAATAGTTATGTTGATAATCACTATCACATCATGGCCAGTTGAATGTAATTCTCCCTACCCCAGGTCAGATTGAGTTGTAGGGCAAAAATCGAGAATACGATATTCTGTTTTGTTTCTAATTACTTATTCAAGACGATGAGATTTTCCATTAGTAATTGAGAACAACCAATGCATAAAAAACAGTTTATGCAatgaatatttctaataataaaaaataaaacatttaaatcgaaattaaaattaaaatgaacactcagaaatctaaatattttgtcTGAACCCATTAATCAGATGTGCATTTaacgataaatttataaaatcctttATTTATCTCCTTATATTTGTCTCCAGCACCGTCGTTTGAGTTACAGTCGACATGCCGTAAACGATCGTGATTTGGGCACACAGGTTAACTACAAAACGCATATGAATATACGCAGACTAGTGGGCGATCGCAAACACCACCATAAGCGCAGTAAGAGAGGCAAGCAAGTGAGTACATAGCGTTTAGATTAGACGAAACGTACGTGtttaatttttagatattacGGCCATTGTTCTTTATtaggaattaaaacaaaaattaaaatcaataaaaccttTATAAGTCATGAATATGTGCATGAACTATAGAGTACCTAtacgttaaaaattataaaataataagaaaacgaCACGAGCGATACaaattacttggtggcagggctttgtgcaagcccgtctgggtaggtaccacccactcatgtgatattctaccgccaaaccgaagtactcagtattgttgtgctccggtttgaagggtggttgagcccgtgtaactacaggcacaacatcttagttcccaaggtaggtggcgcattggccatgtaaggaatggtgaatgtgatggtgaccactaaccctcaggtggcacatttggtGATCCATCTaccgacaaaataaaaaataaatatatatgtagcaCATCGGTCAGTTTAATGACGTGCAATCTATGATAGCTTGGTAGTTAACCACTAGTGTGACATTTAAGTCACAACCATACAGAACCCACACTTAAGGCACTCTGATTCACAATCCAGAGTATTTCCATTTCCACTGTTGGACTCCAAATTATTACCAAATACTAAAatctcattattttttcttgtgtaatttttttcaaagattTATGGTATTTCATCTATTCTTCAATCCATTCAAAAATCCCTGAAATAAGATTActgtattatttaacatttattaatgaatttttaatacttattattatcgGTTAATTGCATGTTGATGttcaacgttttttttattacaggatGGAAAAAATCATGTAACTTTCCCCGAATTCCAGCAAAACGGTTCGGCCAAACAGTTCACgcacggtaaaaaaaaatattatagattaggtacttaataattctttaatacTAACACGAGTGTCAGTCGCATGCACGTGTGGGatcagaaattatttatatttttttgcaggCACCATTATTCTTCTTTAATTTGCGACCAATTGATTTCTTAGTCGCTTTTTATACTTTTGGTATTacgcttttgttttataaaatcacaaagCTTATATTgcaaagttttatgtttttgtataatacacGCTATATTATGTTGCATACATGTGATCATAACTGTCTTTGATGTGTTTGAATTATAACATTACGCCCAACAcgaatatataagtaaaaatatttgaatttgatatgTAAACGGTGATGTCAAGTaagattcaataaattataaaagattttaaaaatattttatatctatattcattattttgtgGTTATTAATTTCAATCATAGTCAGTATGTATTGTCAACAGACTACATTGATGAAGTATTGCAAGAGGACGAGGAGCAGCCACGTCGTGAGAATGATGATGGCGGTATAACATTCACTGCAAAATCCCGTAGGTATTTTGCATGTGATACGTCGAATATCCTTATTTTGGATTTGAACATTTCTTTTACTGAATGTTTCTTGAACATTAAATACGTCTGTTGTTGACGTTTAtcgtttataattcaattatttattaatttcttaatatgtTCAAATTCAGATAACCTTGTTGTTGTGGATAAAGTGTTGTTGGCTACTTATTTTACAGTTtacttttacttactttaacaaattatactaaaatgttatggGATTAACAGATTGGtacgtatttaaaaactataaataaaaccttcttcCGACACAGTTATTTATATGAGAATGATAGCATGTTGAAAATtacgatttataaatattttttttaacgattaaattaaaagttattatgaaATCAAACCGATAGCTTAGTCGCTTGTATTTTGATGCGCGTGTGTcttcattttatacatttaattgactAATATTATACCTAAAAAAACGCTAAGTTTGCTAGTATGAATTCTGTGACGTAACccttttatacgtatttttcaCTTGCTCATATCCgctttttaccatttttttgtgtttgatcGTCGTTTTCTTCCCTTCTGGCAACTTCATGTGGCACCGCAAACTAACAAATACTCTCGAAACCTGGCGATCCTAAATTATCAGCTGGATACGATGAAGTCAGTCCAACGTCGTCGCATAAAGAGAATAGTAGTTCTCTTCTAAATCAATTGGCTAACCTGCCTGGCTTCAATCCTCTGAAAGCGAGAATCGTAAAACAGTAC
The DNA window shown above is from Vanessa tameamea isolate UH-Manoa-2023 chromosome 16, ilVanTame1 primary haplotype, whole genome shotgun sequence and carries:
- the LOC135193696 gene encoding uncharacterized protein LOC135193696, with amino-acid sequence MNNSLNLKRNQIKSLTNLVDIFTPRKFHNVYHTQKGKNVYVTQNNRDCCNYNNKRNSYSIESTFIETPYVTSEKYHALNKNSSDKSVIRSSSTFFYDLDTIIKRHSYHCIPQLAVLSNNINVGDKTNLSGFSGKSEAIVQKCSTLIQPKLRLQDSFHINVKKVKKKRLNKPKLSSDICLNDNDDAYYDAKLFAKRKHDRKQKFWSYSKYHTDYDKPEQKEKISTKKDRGKRTEDPCPCQLFSYACPCTDKKSLTELAKNNKCLTVADQITSTTKFASDLLKQNKNGKLKVSKCDQNHGSKSININVTETIEKCDMEHKTVPKQNVVSRTRVNYIKVKAKSKKLIICPKCKEKVEILSTTEEEDYVKPNNSPLNENINLKENIINKENNDICSHSPPCEMIPICQILPTETYTSSKCVENVSTIRNKTKMIRITKACRHHPPCIVVPSCQRANVLKNNCEFIPPCLHHPRCINLPLCVPFAKNFYYDDILNKNEEIISTDRSPEQRYMFANQGESLITTEDQHYNTTQNTCEYFSEYSPRFSLNPKMTCISPTLSPYFPSPMPCKCCTASKSCQYDCIDCKCIPNINLKDKASVDAIVYIRDVGCQFRNKVFSPRDSLLYSKTSSNSFNLKSISKTGKYSNKFHTLRYEDKYTHPFSGEEMSMSIFTTSSLEIDADCPSHGKQTGRVYTDFSPKSTASPFVTVPTGKPCTNQVLAYYLPVSKRISQKVTKNDRINSISHVNVSKTKHRRSLLKGKRKNVFTVRRQKKSRQRSKYAWNSSS